From the genome of Eublepharis macularius isolate TG4126 chromosome 4, MPM_Emac_v1.0, whole genome shotgun sequence:
AAATGGGGCTGTTGTTGGTCAAACAAGACAAGTGCAAGCTTCTAAGCGAATTAAGAAAAATAATATTAATTCGCTTATTCGGGGCATTCGTCTTGAAATCCAACACAGAAAAAAAGTATATCTAATCCTGAGCTTGGCCTCAAGAGTGTGGATCAGAAATTCTATACAGTGGTGGTAAATGCCCAAAGTATTAAAAAATACTAAAACGAGGGAAGTTTAATGAAGGGGCCTTATCGTCTTGGCCTACAGGTTGCCATCTCTTCCTTCTGTGCTGCAGTTCTGCCCCTGCCAAGAGAGTATATAAAACAACTGCTACCTGGGACTGGAAGGGGAGGGGCTGCTTATTACTGTGGCCTGCAGATCGTTAGCTTTTATATTATTTACCTCTCAAGCTGCAGTTATGCTCGTATactattccctccccccccttcctcaTTTTTCGGTTGTATAATACAGGTGTGAGCAACAGCGCTTTGAATGTATTTAGAATTTTAGTGATTACATTCTTATTTGTGATAATCTGTGACTTTAAATTTGTTAGTCACTATAAGTCCTGTGTTACAGGAGAAAAGCAAAGAACAGCCAAGAGAAGAGGGGGAAAGCCTGGCAGGAATGTGGGTTGGTAGAGTGGGCATCCAGGAAGGAAACTGATTGCTAATGACGAGGCAGTCTTTCAGATGGGTATGCATGGCCACGTGGGCAATAAGACTGGCATCTTTGTGGACATACTTGCAAAgtggctttataaatagccagcCCGAAGTATCATATTTCTCAGACATCCGACATCAGAGAAGGAAGTTGAACTAGGAAATGTGATCGCCAGTGTAAAATCTTCCCAATTCTTTTGTCTTGTTCGCAGGTGGCTGAAATAAAGCAGTGAAGGAGATTCAGATCAGCACCTCTTTGCAGAGGAATAGTGGAAGGAGCCCTTCAGAATAAGAATCAAGTTATGGAGACGAGCGCGGAACAAGTTGGGTCCCCCTTTTTTTGTCCCGGGAGTCTTACAACTGATCCAAGATGGCAGAACAAGGTAGGCTGTGGACTTTACTACTTTTCTCACAAGAGGTATTGAATTGTACACAAGAACATAAAATCCCCAAGCTGGACTTTGCTATTGATAGAGAACACATCTTCCTTCTTCCAGTGCCCCGTGTCCTTCGAGGAGGTAGCCGTGTATTTTACAGAGGAAGAGTGGGctctgctggatcctggccaaaGAGCTCTTCACACGGAAGTCATGATGGAGAACTACGGGAACTTGGTCTCTCTGGGTAAGCAAGTAGCTAGTGAGTGAAAGGTCTTGAGTCATTTTGGGAGTCTTGTGAGAATTCTCTAGTAGGGATTCCTGCCCGTTCCTTATCTTTCTTCCCCACAAATTTCAACTACTTCCCTGGGAGATGATTAGCTGTTCAAATACGTTTTTAGGGTAGACGTACATTTAAGACAATGAAATACATGTTTTATGTTGCTTTTCTTCTAAGAAGAGTCTTTGATAGGCAAAGTTGACCTCATTTCCTGACTGGAGTAACTGGATGGGATGTTGTCCAGGACTCCCAATTGTTTACATAACAcatcgggggcggggggtggtggAGTTTAGTCCTTGATCTGCCAGAGAAAGTGTGATGTAGTGGATAGAATGTCATCTGCGGTGAAGGAAATCCAGGTTGGTTTGGTGTTTTAACTCCTTGATTAATTTTAGTCAATTTATGAGGTATTAGATATAATAAAGAACCTGATGCCAATGATAAAACATTTTGATATATTCTTTTTAGCTGGTAAATTTGGCTGTTATTGTTTGATCACATGACATTTTTCTATAGCCATCTCCATGTTGCTAAATCTGACAAGAGATTGTATATTTtagaaaatatatttctttaactAATCCCTGTTAGTCTTTGTGTCTGTTATTCTGATTGGGCAGCTCCCTCTGGTCTTTCAACCACACTCCTGCTCAGagcaaatgaatgaataaacGTGTGTCCTTTTTCAGATTGAATTGAATCTTAATTCATTTGATTAATCTGAAACTGTCTCAAATTCTTAAAAAAGAGGGtagaaacagattgctggattttAGAGAGAGATTCAgtaaagaagaaaataataactCTACTCTGAAGATATTCTGCTTCCTCTTCTTTGTGAGGGAGATGTATTCACATTGAAAAAGCTGCAATGCAGGCTCTGGGAAACTTCGTTCCTAATGTCAGAAGGAGGCCCTATTAGGCAGCAAAGTATGGCAGGGTTGTGTAACAGCCAGGTTGCTGGAATGAGACTGGAGTTCaaatctgccatgaagcttgctgggttacctcGGGCCAGTAATTCTTCTTAGTCTAGCTTAACTCTCTGGGATGTTTtgaagagaaaatggagaaaaagagagtgatgtatacctccctaggctccttggagaaaggcggAGATGAAAAACTGTAATTAATAACATGCATACAGTGCATGCTTTCTAAtccttctggtgccagaagaGCAATTTACTTATCCTGCTGTAACATTATATACAGAAGAGTACTTAGTTCCTTCTCTTATATAAATTTTTGCCACAAACTTCACCATAGAAAATAAAGAATCCTTTCCTTAAGCGCAGAGAAGGCTTCTAGTTTTGCGGCAAGCTTATTGTTAAATTCCTGGCTCTTAATGACATGCATAATTACCTACATTCTCCATTGCCAGTCTGGTGTACTGATTAGAGTATCAGATGCGGATCTTGGAGACCCAATTTTTGCACCCACCTTTACcgtggaaggttgctgggtgggctttggtcagtcacatactctctgcCACAGGGTAgttgacaataaaatggaggaaaaggagaaaagtggggtataaatgaaggaaagaaatacatggtAATTACAGAACTGCCACTTTGTATTTTGAAGGTTGAAAGATGTTTTgatcatttgctttatttattgagaTATTGCATCCCTGAAAATTGTTGGTTTGGtaactgctttgataaagggGTATCCGGAACGGGAACTTCTGGCTGGCGAACCTGTCAGCAGTTACTTTCATTGTGAGAATTCATATGTATTTGCTTATGTTATGAACTATTGAATGGTCAGTGGGCAGTATACCCTAGTGgttggaaaataaacacacaGTTTCAAATAAGCAGTTACTTTCATTGTGAGATATATATGGAATCATAGTCCAGTTGCATATGTACTTGCTTGTTATAAACTATTGAGTGGTTAGTGGGCAGTATACCCTAGTGGTTAGAAGATAAACACACAGTTTCAAATACTTATGAAATATAAGTTGTGGTACAGTACTGGTGACTAAACAAGTGATTAATTCTTTGACTTGTGAAATTATTATTGTTTACACAGCCAGTAGGCTGCTTAGTTAGTTGGGCACGGTTGATACATTGTTTGGCTTAAGTAATGgaaagaggcagggaaagagttATGATTTTATGGGGCGGGAACTTGCGTAACTGCAGAGTTATGCCAAATATTGGATGACCGACTGCTGGGTTGGGAGCTGATGTAGCAGGGTGAAATGAGAGAGAGTGCAGGAAAGGGAGAGCTTTTACAATCTGTAATTAAATCCCCTTACTGATGTATAGTGTTTCTTCCCCAGGAGAATTAGTGGACTTCTCTCTTTATTCCAACAGGAGATGAGGGGACACCAGTTGTAAATGTGGAAAGGCAGAAGGTTGTGGAGGATGAAGAAGCACAAAAAAGACCAAACACAcagcaaaaaaggaaaaaggaaggaatcCAGAAACAGAGAAAGAACCCATTTCCCTTTCAATGCAGGGATCTCAGTGAGATCTTAGAGAGAGACAAAATACAAAAGCAAGTAAGGAGGAATATACAATCTAGCCAAAAATCTGGCCATAAGAGAAGTCACactgagaaaccatataaatgtttagtGTGTGGACGGAGCTTCAGTAACAAAGGCAAGCTAATTTCTCACcatagaattcacacaggagataaaccatataaatgctttgagtgtggaaagaacttccGTTGGCAAAGCATGCTAACTTGTCACATAggaattcacactggggagaggCAAAATacatgtctggagtgtggaaggAGCTTTGGTTGGAAGGGGAGCCTTATTTCtcaccaaaggattcacacaggggagaaaccatttaaatgctttgagtgtggaaagagcttcactcACAAGGCAGACCATATTTCtcaccaaaggattcacacaggggagatgccatataaatgcttggagtgcggAAAGCATTTCCGTCGAAGTGACATGCTAACTGTTCATCGAAGGACTCACACCggggagaagccctataaatgcctggagtgtggaaaaagcttcagccaGGGAAGAACCCTTGCTTATCACCGAAggactcacacaggggagaagccatataaatgcttgctATGTGGTAAGAGCTATAGAGACCGAAAaagccttacttcccatcaaactACTCATACtggggagaagccttataaatgtctagagtgtggaaagagcttctatCGCCAGGCATACCTTTCTTCTCACAAAACCGTTCACACAGGacagaaaccatacaaatgtctggagtgtggaaagagcttccgtCGGAAAGACACGTTAACTTGTCACTTAAGTACTTGCACTGTGGAAAAGCCATATCAATGCTTTAGTGGCAGAGACACCTTTACTTCCCACCAAACTTCAAACACTGAGGAGAGactatataaatgcctggagtgcggaaagagcttcagtcagaGAACAAGCCTTACTTTCCATGAAAAaactcacacaggagagaaaccatataaatgcctagaatGTGGAAAGAGATTTCGTTGGAATTACATGCTAATTGATCACCTAAAGATTCACAGTCAGGAAAAGCCATGTAAATGCCTgcaatgtggaaagagcttccgtCTTAATACATTGTTAGCTTCTCACCTAAGGACTCACACTGGGGAAAAGCCCTATAattgcttggaatgtggaaagagctttcgtTACATAAGTAATCTTACTTCCCACCAAATTACTCATACTGGGCAGAAACcacataaatgcctggagtgtggaaaaagcttcagtcggaaaGACGCATTAACTTGTCACTTAAGGactcacactggggagaagccgtataaatgcttggaatgtggaaagaactTTAGTGACAGAAGAAACCTTACTTCTCACCAAACTATCCATACCGGGCAGAAACCATAccaatgcctggagtgtggaaagagctaccGTCTGAATCACATGCTAACGTCTCACTTAAAGACTCACACtggggaaaagccatataaatgcgtggaatgtggaaagaacttcagTCAGAGAAGATACCTTACATTCCATGAAAAATCTCATACAGAAAAGAGACCATATAAGTGCTTAGTGTGTGGAATGGGCTTTTATCACCATGGGCACTATTCTTCTCACCAAACCATTCACACAGGAAAAACCATttgaatgcctggagtgtggaaagaacttccGTCGGAATGACATGCTAACTTGTCATTTAAGGACTCACACTGGGGAAAAGCCATATAATTGCATGGAATGCAGAAAGAGCTTTAGTAACAAAAGAAACCTGATTTCCCACCAAATTACTCACACTGtgcagaaaccatataaatgcctggagtgtggaaagagcttccgtCGGAATGACATACAAACTTGTCATTTAAAGACTCACAGTGGGGgaaagccatataaatgcatggaatgCAGAAAGAGCTTTAGTGACAAAAGAAACCTGATTTCCCACCAAATTACTCACACTGTACAGAAACTGTATAAATACTTGGAATGTGGAAAGCGCTTCAGTGAGACAGAGGGCCTTAGTTCTCtcagggagaaaccatataaatgcttggatgTAGAAATAGCTTCAGTCAGGGAAGAAGCCGTACTTCCCAAAGGACTTGCAGAAGAAATTAAACCATAGCTCATACCTCTAGTGTGGCATGAGCTTCTCACCAAACCATTTACACAGGAGGAAAATGCTATAAATGTCTTCAGTGTGGatagtatttccttttttttttgaaaaattttttattgggttagagcattattatttttacattacattcaattttcccctaatttttcgtttctaaccccctccctttcccccccttttgttgacttccaacagctttcccaccctctgtcccttttcccttacttctataaaattcatctgtctaaaacaaatatacattctccattatattaagcagtacatctttaactcctttacttattatacacccaaaccgtacgtctttagataaccaatttatcccattttccagttttgaatatttctatatatcataaacctatacatcgtaaaccataaaaatttcccacatttaaatcaaacaatttgatttattctctatatattactcatttcatctttttatggtaattctatctaacttatcacataatcaatcaatttaactcttctatgcattcagtttggtgcatataaatcttatcaaagaaagaaaatattgttagttactcaatcctcatgtttaaaccttatcattaattattctctatcaatattctatcacttaatctttacatatctatatatatctcaatcaattaatctaactgcttataaattcacatttctcttcctcccccggtaaagtcacccctctcttttatacttttattatacttcagtagttctcaaactgccacagttttcctcccacctcccatttcttctccagatattgtttcagcttctcccagtctgtgttaaactgccctgagtccagatctctcagttttcttgtcatcttgtccatttcagccatgtacagcaatttgtagatccaatcttcaatagttggcacttcttgtactttccatttctgcgcatacaaaagtctagctgctgcagtcatataaaatatcatcgtcctatgatgggctggaattccctccattcccaagtttagcagcaggagttctgggttcttatttatttgaaactgtaaaatttcactcatttctcttattatttccccccagaactgcctagctacctcacacgaccaccacatatgatagagggaaccctcatgtttcttacatttccagcatttgttagatgtattcaaattccctagcgcaatcttctttggtgtcatgtaccaacgatagatcattttgaaaatgttctctttaatattaatacatgtcgttgtcttcattgtagttttccacaagtattcccatgcctccattgttatttctttattaaagtttatagcccatttcaccatctgtgttttaactatctcatcctcagtataccatttcaacagtacttgatataccttggatattcttttcttgtcttctttaagaagggtctgctctagttccgagttctctgttcgtatgcccccttttgcaaagtccgagttgtataagtctctaatctgtctatactgaaaccaatcatagttaggtgatagttcctcttgcgtctttattctaagtttagatacttcaatcttagttatttctttgtacgttaaacattgttgttcattatccacagctctcggatctatcacctcatatggaaccacccacaagggggttccttcttgtaggtaagttctgtacttcttccagattgtatatagacttctccttacaaaatgatgcaggaacatcgagttgacctttactttgtcatgccataggtatgcgtgccatccaaaaatttttttatatccctctagggctaatagtttcttattctttaatgtcatccagtcttttagccaaactaggcagattgcatcatggtaaagtctcagattgggcagttgcattccgcctctctcctttgcatcttgtagaacttttactttcactcgaggcttcttgcctgcccaaacaaaatctgatattttcctctgccatttttcaaattgtttagagtctctgatgattggtattgtctgtaacaaaaacattactcttggtaacacgttcatcttaactgctgcaatcctgcccaaccatgacaaattcagtctattccacttgatcaagtctctctctatctgagtccataatttttcataattgttcttgaacaaatctatattttttgcagtcagctcaactcccaaatatttcactttactagttacttcacagtccgttgtttccattaacaattgttgtttctgcttagtcatgtttttacatagtatctttgacttctttttgttaatgaagaaacctgccaaatcaccaaactccttgatcttatctatcacttttggcatgttctccaatggatcttctacaattaacattatgtcatctgcaaatgctctaaccttgtatgaatagtcctttatttttattcctcgtatttcctcatcttgtcgtatttgtatcatcagaatctccaatactaaaatgaacaacaatggagataacgggcaaccttgtcttgttcctttactaatcgtcaatttcttggtcaattcatcattcactacaattgctgcagtctggtctctataaatttctttaattgctctgatgaatctttctcccagttgtagcttttccatagtggcaaacaaaaagtcccagtttaaattgtcaaacgctttttcagcgtctacaaagaagaaaccaacctctttatcacaacgcttgtcatagtattcaatagcattgatcactgtccttaaattgtctcttatttgtctgtccggcaaaaagcctgcttgttcttcctctatgacttccgagagccaccccttcagtctctccgccaatatcttcgcaaaaattttgtaatcattgttaagtaatgatataggcctgtaatttttcacgttagtcagatcttggccctcttttgggatcaatgatatattcgcttcgctccaagtgtctggaattctttgatccctgaaaactccgttcatcacctcttttaggaatggtgccagttcgttggccattgtcttataaaatttagccgtaagtccatctggccctggcgcctttcctagatttgcggattgtattgccttacttatttcttcatcagttacttcactgttcaacttgtttctccaagcttccgaaatctctggaagtttagttttctccaaatatgatgctattgattctttggttacttcttttttattatacagcttcgcatagaatttatagaaggctctactaatggtagtctgctccaggtacgttttattttcttcacagattttatttattattttcttttcccttttcttcttcaattgccatgccaaatatttcccaggtttattagcaccctcaaaagctttttgattcagtcttttaaggttccactccaattctttattactcattgctgttaactgttcttgaaaaattttgatttcctgatgtattttctttttccctggtctcttttttaactgtgcttctttggcctttattttctcctcaatctcttgtc
Proteins encoded in this window:
- the LOC129327759 gene encoding zinc finger protein 665-like, giving the protein MPYKCLECGKHFRRSDMLTVHRRTHTGEKPYKCLECGKSFSQGRTLAYHRRTHTGEKPYKCLLCGKSYRDRKSLTSHQTTHTGEKPYKCLECGKSFYRQAYLSSHKTVHTGQKPYKCLECGKSFRRKDTLTCHLSTCTVEKPYQCFSGRDTFTSHQTSNTEERLYKCLECGKSFSQRTSLTFHEKTHTGEKPYKCLECGKRFRWNYMLIDHLKIHSQEKPCKCLQCGKSFRLNTLLASHLRTHTGEKPYNCLECGKSFRYISNLTSHQITHTGQKPHKCLECGKSFSRKDALTCHLRTHTGEKPYKCLECGKNFSDRRNLTSHQTIHTGQKPYQCLECGKSYRLNHMLTSHLKTHTGEKPYKCVECGKNFSQRRYLTFHEKSHTEKRPYKCLVCGMGFYHHGHYSSHQTIHTGKTI